In one window of Candidatus Omnitrophota bacterium DNA:
- a CDS encoding DUF1016 N-terminal domain-containing protein, with protein MPTSSVIPSDYPALRRKVEETLLLGQSRIEQAKVQTYWQTGKLINEHILRHESRSEHYGQEVVEKLSEDLTISVSTLWRCVQFARSFKILAARRESLSPLTWAHYRELITIPDEETRLSFTRRAEKSSWTSRELARKIYEEVKESAPEGNGKPSSSAIPKLIPRKGTIYTYRLIAPDSVHKQEDERLWIDLGFQVHRQIPSTARNFKEGQIIESLKKDGDYGISATDRQEEALFTYQAHVERVVDGDTLLVKIDLGFETRIRQYLRLRGIDAPELTTPEGKKSKSFVERELAKAPRILLTSSRSDKYDRYLADVFYRPPNGVREDKRNALRAPKELAGVSAGEGERYLNQVLIDEGLAERWG; from the coding sequence ATGCCAACCTCATCCGTCATCCCCAGCGATTATCCCGCCCTTCGCCGCAAGGTTGAAGAGACCCTTCTCCTGGGCCAGAGCAGGATCGAACAGGCCAAGGTGCAGACCTACTGGCAGACCGGCAAGCTCATCAATGAACATATCTTGCGCCACGAATCGCGTTCTGAACATTACGGGCAGGAAGTTGTTGAGAAACTCTCCGAAGACCTGACGATCAGCGTCAGCACGCTGTGGCGCTGTGTGCAGTTTGCCCGGTCCTTCAAGATTCTCGCCGCGCGGCGAGAATCTTTGTCCCCCCTCACGTGGGCGCATTATCGGGAACTGATTACCATCCCGGACGAGGAAACCCGGCTTTCCTTTACGCGCCGGGCGGAAAAATCCAGCTGGACCTCCCGCGAGCTGGCGCGAAAAATCTATGAGGAAGTCAAAGAGTCTGCCCCTGAAGGAAACGGCAAACCGTCCTCTTCGGCAATCCCCAAACTCATCCCCCGCAAAGGGACGATTTATACCTACCGCCTGATCGCGCCGGATTCCGTCCACAAACAGGAAGACGAGCGGCTCTGGATTGACCTGGGGTTTCAGGTCCACCGGCAGATTCCCTCCACGGCCCGCAATTTCAAAGAAGGCCAGATCATCGAGTCCCTCAAAAAGGACGGCGATTACGGCATCAGCGCCACAGACCGGCAAGAAGAGGCCTTGTTCACCTATCAGGCCCATGTCGAGCGGGTGGTGGACGGCGACACCCTGCTCGTCAAGATAGACCTGGGGTTCGAGACCCGCATCCGCCAATATTTACGTTTGAGAGGCATTGACGCCCCCGAGCTCACAACACCCGAAGGCAAAAAATCCAAATCCTTTGTCGAACGCGAACTCGCCAAGGCCCCGCGCATCCTCCTCACCAGCTCCCGGTCGGACAAATACGACCGCTACCTGGCGGACGTTTTTTATCGACCGCCAAACGGTGTTAGAGAAGATAAAAGAAACGCCCTGCGAGCACCGAAGGAGCTTGCAGGGGTATCTGCCGGGGAAGGGGAGAGGTATTTGAATCAGGTGTTGATAGATGAGGGGCTGGCGGAGAGGTGGGGGTAA
- a CDS encoding glycosyl hydrolase, with translation MRRLFILGLLSFWLALSIPAFTEAAAKFEPADGEVLLFIGQDQESINDYVRSVKRIPAGFMVYSSVQMANSLDEPSDLGSRVQHCGYLQEKYPGTALQIGLYMVDALDGIVAGSYDANLDKMAAWFKKANAPVFLRIGYEFDAPINHYDPAKYAMAYRYIVDKFNRAGVTNVAYVWHSYASVVEGGNLLRWYPGDEYVDWVGISYFSGYNISDIKRVLKIAQDKGKPLMIAEATPMGRILSKDDKAWKIYFKKLFTFMEENNVKALSYINTDWDTIPMFKGWNWGDSRVQTNKDVLRGWKEEIKKDKYLHASGDLFRQIGF, from the coding sequence ATGCGAAGACTTTTCATTTTAGGGCTTTTGTCGTTTTGGCTTGCGTTATCCATCCCGGCCTTTACCGAAGCCGCGGCCAAGTTCGAGCCGGCCGACGGCGAAGTCTTGCTCTTCATCGGTCAGGACCAGGAATCCATTAACGATTACGTCCGCAGCGTCAAGCGCATTCCGGCCGGGTTCATGGTGTACTCCTCCGTCCAGATGGCAAACAGTTTGGATGAGCCCTCGGATCTCGGCTCCCGCGTCCAGCATTGCGGCTACCTGCAGGAAAAATATCCGGGCACGGCCTTGCAGATCGGGCTGTACATGGTCGACGCCCTGGACGGAATCGTCGCCGGCTCTTACGACGCCAACCTCGACAAGATGGCGGCCTGGTTCAAGAAGGCGAACGCGCCGGTGTTCCTGCGCATCGGATACGAGTTCGACGCGCCGATCAATCATTATGACCCGGCGAAATACGCCATGGCCTACCGCTACATCGTTGACAAGTTCAACCGGGCCGGAGTCACGAACGTGGCGTATGTCTGGCATTCCTACGCATCGGTGGTGGAAGGGGGCAATCTCCTGCGGTGGTATCCGGGCGATGAGTATGTGGACTGGGTCGGCATCTCGTATTTCAGCGGGTATAATATCAGCGACATCAAGCGGGTCCTGAAGATCGCGCAGGACAAAGGCAAGCCCCTCATGATCGCCGAGGCCACCCCCATGGGCCGCATCTTGAGCAAGGACGACAAGGCCTGGAAGATCTATTTCAAGAAACTGTTCACTTTCATGGAAGAGAACAACGTCAAAGCCCTGTCCTACATCAACACCGACTGGGACACCATCCCCATGTTCAAAGGCTGGAACTGGGGCGACTCACGCGTCCAGACAAATAAAGACGTCCTCCGGGGCTGGAAAGAAGAGATCAAGAAAGACAAATACCTGCACGCCTCCGGGGATTTGTTCAGACAGATAGGATTTTAG
- a CDS encoding CopG family transcriptional regulator has protein sequence MTKKKTNGDQPTGKLTRVPDFLPPPEELVLPDETVKVTLSLTRSSVEFFKREARKNNIKYQKMIRELVDRYAKQY, from the coding sequence ATGACGAAGAAAAAGACAAATGGAGATCAGCCGACAGGCAAATTAACAAGAGTCCCCGATTTCTTGCCGCCTCCGGAAGAGTTGGTGCTCCCGGATGAAACCGTGAAGGTGACGCTTTCGTTGACCAGATCGAGCGTCGAATTCTTCAAGCGAGAGGCCAGAAAGAACAACATCAAGTATCAGAAGATGATCCGCGAGCTGGTGGACCGGTACGCCAAACAGTATTGA
- a CDS encoding ORF6N domain-containing protein yields MSSKVTSPEIIEKRIFLIRGHKIIVDKDLAGLYGVTTRRLNEQVKRNRHRFPPDFMFQLTVEEKKQVVAICDHLKTLRFSPALPHVFTEHGAIMAASVLNTKKAVEMSVFVVRAFIKLREFLSAHQELARKIEDLERVVGRHDTEIKTIVDAIRQLMAPPPEPPKRKIGFVAHR; encoded by the coding sequence ATGTCTTCCAAAGTCACCTCACCGGAAATCATTGAGAAAAGAATTTTCTTGATTAGGGGGCATAAGATCATTGTTGACAAGGATTTAGCCGGACTGTATGGAGTAACAACGAGAAGATTGAATGAGCAAGTTAAGCGAAACCGTCATCGCTTTCCACCGGATTTTATGTTTCAATTGACGGTTGAAGAGAAAAAGCAGGTGGTCGCAATTTGCGACCACCTTAAGACGTTGAGATTCTCTCCAGCGTTACCGCATGTTTTCACCGAGCATGGGGCTATCATGGCGGCCAGTGTATTGAACACAAAGAAGGCCGTTGAAATGAGTGTTTTTGTTGTCCGGGCGTTTATCAAACTGCGTGAATTCTTGTCTGCCCATCAGGAATTGGCCCGTAAAATTGAAGATCTTGAGCGGGTAGTGGGCAGGCATGACACGGAGATCAAGACAATTGTTGACGCCATCCGCCAGCTCATGGCCCCGCCTCCGGAACCGCCCAAGCGCAAGATCGGCTTTGTTGCCCACCGGTAG
- a CDS encoding nucleotidyl transferase AbiEii/AbiGii toxin family protein, which produces MPDYLHNHPEFKELLRTVEHQKNIDSSLVEKDYWIMHVLYGLQQGGFEFELKGGTSLSKGYGIIHRFSEDIDIRIEPPAKMDVKAGKNHIKPQHCASRKNYYDWLAKKIKINGIERIARDTEFDNDQFTSAGIRLYYKNTFPLAGGLKEGVLLEVGFDDVAPNSPLTIGSWALDFAQQKGVEVIDNKANNVKCYHPGYTFVEKLQTIATKFRQFQETGRMPANFLRHYYDVACLLNNDTVQKFIGTEAYNKHKQRRFPAIDQKIPLSEQEAFLLKDPAIRERFEKEYKKTSALYYRGQISLHDILDKMLKNLGKL; this is translated from the coding sequence ATGCCTGATTATCTTCATAATCATCCTGAGTTTAAAGAGCTTCTGCGGACTGTAGAGCATCAAAAGAATATTGATAGCAGTTTAGTAGAAAAAGACTACTGGATTATGCATGTCTTGTATGGTTTGCAACAAGGGGGATTTGAATTTGAACTAAAAGGCGGCACATCACTTTCCAAAGGGTATGGAATAATCCATCGCTTTTCCGAGGACATTGATATTCGTATTGAACCACCCGCTAAAATGGATGTTAAGGCAGGAAAAAATCATATTAAACCACAGCATTGTGCAAGTCGTAAGAATTACTACGATTGGCTCGCGAAGAAGATCAAGATTAATGGAATAGAGAGAATCGCTCGTGATACGGAATTTGATAATGACCAATTTACCAGTGCAGGGATCCGTCTTTATTACAAGAATACATTTCCTCTCGCAGGGGGACTAAAAGAAGGTGTCTTGCTTGAAGTTGGTTTTGATGACGTTGCTCCCAACAGTCCTTTGACAATTGGTTCTTGGGCGCTAGATTTTGCTCAACAAAAGGGCGTTGAAGTTATAGATAATAAGGCGAACAATGTGAAATGCTATCATCCGGGTTATACCTTTGTTGAAAAATTGCAGACTATTGCAACGAAATTTCGGCAATTCCAAGAAACAGGAAGAATGCCCGCCAATTTTTTGAGACATTATTACGATGTTGCCTGCCTTTTGAACAACGATACTGTCCAGAAATTTATTGGAACAGAAGCGTACAACAAGCATAAGCAAAGAAGATTCCCGGCTATAGATCAAAAGATCCCCTTATCCGAACAAGAAGCCTTTTTGTTGAAAGATCCAGCGATAAGAGAACGCTTTGAAAAAGAATACAAGAAAACATCAGCGTTGTATTATCGGGGACAAATATCGTTGCATGATATCTTGGATAAAATGTTGAAAAATTTGGGGAAGTTATAA
- a CDS encoding DUF6088 family protein, which yields MNAHEELKKHLKPGQVYRRSDLEQWSNAVDRHLKQLVEEETLQKLSQGLYYYPMKVSFGNVPPEDEKLVSAFLKSDEFLLTTPNLYNSLGVGTTQLYNKRVVYNHKRHGQFMLGGKLFDFRLKHKFPKELSREFLLVDLLNNLNELAEDREDVLKSVKDKVLKESESQMKRAVNAYAGERTKTLFNQWVLGGL from the coding sequence ATGAATGCGCATGAAGAGTTAAAAAAGCATTTAAAGCCAGGACAAGTTTATCGCAGAAGTGATCTGGAACAATGGTCAAATGCTGTGGATAGACACTTGAAACAATTAGTAGAAGAAGAGACTTTACAAAAGTTATCGCAAGGATTGTACTATTATCCCATGAAAGTATCTTTTGGAAATGTGCCACCAGAAGATGAAAAACTTGTGAGTGCTTTCTTAAAGAGTGATGAGTTTCTTCTGACTACGCCCAATTTGTATAATTCATTAGGAGTGGGAACAACACAACTCTACAATAAAAGAGTTGTTTATAATCATAAACGACATGGTCAATTTATGCTTGGCGGAAAACTGTTTGATTTTCGCCTTAAACATAAATTTCCAAAAGAACTCTCAAGGGAGTTTTTGCTGGTTGACTTGTTGAATAATTTAAATGAATTAGCTGAAGACAGGGAAGATGTCTTAAAAAGCGTTAAAGATAAAGTTTTGAAAGAATCAGAATCGCAGATGAAGCGCGCTGTTAATGCCTATGCAGGGGAAAGAACAAAAACTTTGTTTAATCAATGGGTATTAGGGGGTCTTTAG